Proteins encoded in a region of the Natrinema salinisoli genome:
- a CDS encoding transcription initiation factor IIB: MATREIYTTAFDEDVQTTTTECPDCGGSIRRTSRETTCEDCGLVLEENQLDRGPSWGRSNGQESKKRTGAPLTPTRHDRGLSTEIGYHRDGNGNTLSSQKRRQLNRLRREQSRAQWQSKAERNLAYGLSEVRRIVARLGLAESIRDQACTLFRRAQSEGLCHGRSLEAVAAASVYATSRCNGLGRSRAEIAASARCDQGKLTNAYDAMNVDLELPTQPVSAIDRIPQLATELEVPDRVRRRAVERAQQASDAGLTIGRRPSGVAAGCLYLAAERAGLCLSQRQIADTAGTSPNTLRNRRDELLELDA, from the coding sequence ATGGCAACGAGAGAGATCTATACGACGGCGTTCGACGAAGACGTCCAGACGACTACAACTGAGTGTCCTGATTGTGGTGGCAGTATTCGACGGACTAGCCGTGAAACGACCTGTGAGGACTGTGGACTCGTCCTCGAGGAGAACCAACTCGATCGAGGGCCCAGTTGGGGGCGAAGTAACGGGCAGGAATCGAAGAAACGGACTGGCGCACCACTGACGCCGACACGTCACGATCGCGGTCTGTCCACCGAAATCGGCTATCACCGAGATGGGAACGGAAACACGCTTTCGAGTCAGAAGCGACGGCAGCTGAACCGACTGCGTCGCGAACAGTCCCGTGCACAGTGGCAGTCGAAAGCGGAACGGAACCTCGCGTATGGCCTCAGTGAAGTCCGGCGGATCGTCGCTCGTCTCGGTCTGGCGGAGAGTATCCGTGATCAAGCGTGTACGCTCTTCCGACGAGCCCAATCGGAGGGGCTCTGTCACGGCCGATCGCTCGAGGCGGTAGCCGCAGCCAGTGTCTATGCAACATCCCGATGTAACGGGCTCGGGCGATCACGGGCAGAAATCGCTGCCAGTGCTCGCTGTGATCAGGGGAAACTCACCAACGCCTACGACGCGATGAACGTCGACCTCGAGTTACCGACACAGCCAGTATCAGCGATCGATCGGATTCCACAACTAGCGACGGAGCTCGAGGTTCCGGACCGAGTCCGTCGACGGGCAGTTGAGCGCGCACAGCAGGCGAGTGACGCTGGACTCACGATTGGCCGTCGGCCGAGTGGCGTCGCAGCGGGCTGTCTGTATCTCGCCGCTGAGCGAGCGGGATTGTGTCTCTCACAGCGCCAGATCGCCGATACTGCAGGAACATCGCCGAATACACTTCGAAATCGACGGGACGAGCTACTCGAACTCGACGCCTGA
- a CDS encoding ArdC-like ssDNA-binding domain-containing protein → MTTSDCSQVSFEDSDTRRDEMHSTMEAWAEDLVEEVDDAASSEQFLEWLDVQSRFHDYSYRNTLLINRQCPHATRVAGYRTWQNEFDRHVKEGENAIWIWAPIIAKQCPDCENSPSYHERSDCEYDETPPEEWSKGLVGFRPAPVFDISQTEGEPLPELETEATGDADELLPALLEAASSLTVDVEVVSQDEWSHGDAKGVCQYRSPAERPLLEIRDRENNADLAVTLVHEYAHALLHSDTDDKTERSKRELEAEAVGYIVGRYFGIDTSGSAFYLAAWEGDEPEVIFDRLERISSTAAEIIDVADEVTEDE, encoded by the coding sequence ATGACTACGAGCGACTGTTCGCAGGTGTCCTTCGAAGACTCGGACACTAGACGCGATGAGATGCACAGCACGATGGAAGCGTGGGCCGAAGACCTCGTCGAGGAAGTCGACGACGCAGCCTCGAGTGAGCAGTTCCTGGAGTGGCTCGATGTGCAGAGTCGCTTCCATGACTACTCGTACCGAAATACGCTCCTGATCAACCGGCAGTGTCCGCATGCGACTCGCGTTGCCGGCTATCGGACGTGGCAAAACGAATTCGATCGCCATGTGAAAGAAGGCGAAAACGCGATCTGGATCTGGGCACCGATCATCGCGAAGCAGTGTCCCGACTGTGAGAACTCGCCATCATACCACGAGCGAAGCGACTGTGAATACGATGAGACGCCACCCGAAGAGTGGTCGAAAGGGCTTGTCGGCTTTCGGCCAGCTCCGGTGTTCGATATTTCCCAGACAGAGGGAGAGCCACTACCCGAGCTCGAGACCGAAGCGACTGGAGATGCCGATGAACTACTGCCAGCGCTTCTCGAGGCAGCCTCGTCACTCACTGTGGATGTGGAGGTCGTCTCCCAAGACGAATGGTCTCACGGTGATGCCAAGGGCGTCTGTCAGTATCGGTCTCCTGCAGAGCGACCACTACTCGAGATTCGAGACCGTGAGAACAACGCTGATCTCGCTGTGACGCTCGTCCACGAATACGCTCACGCACTCCTACACAGTGACACCGACGACAAGACCGAGCGCTCGAAACGCGAACTCGAGGCAGAGGCAGTCGGCTACATCGTCGGGCGGTACTTCGGGATAGATACGAGCGGGTCGGCGTTCTATCTGGCTGCATGGGAAGGTGACGAGCCGGAGGTGATCTTCGACCGTCTCGAGCGGATCAGTTCGACAGCTGCGGAGATCATCGATGTCGCCGACGAGGTGACCGAGGATGAGTGA
- a CDS encoding DUF6735 family protein codes for MAKSSTRISVPSSPSTCSVVLPPGGVRGDTAQASPREVIESWDTAALVAYERTDGQYTLYYSHWGAADLKLKYRITAETRSVARAPIPSGRNSYWQNWRMASRQSVGEAVQEIRDRTSRNAERV; via the coding sequence ATGGCGAAGTCCTCCACGCGGATCTCCGTTCCCTCGAGCCCATCGACCTGTAGCGTTGTTCTCCCCCCAGGAGGAGTGCGAGGCGACACAGCACAAGCATCGCCTCGTGAAGTGATTGAATCATGGGACACCGCGGCACTTGTTGCATACGAACGTACCGATGGCCAGTACACACTCTATTACTCTCACTGGGGTGCTGCAGACCTGAAACTGAAGTACCGCATCACGGCCGAAACCCGTTCGGTGGCGAGGGCACCGATTCCAAGTGGGCGAAACAGCTACTGGCAGAACTGGCGGATGGCCTCGAGGCAGTCGGTCGGTGAGGCAGTCCAAGAGATCCGCGACCGAACCTCGAGGAACGCCGAGCGGGTATAA
- a CDS encoding DUF7692 domain-containing protein, which yields MSTSIRIQTDGEYAYRDNATDRAVGFYDCNKTKVIVSACDEVPKLVAAVHKVLGRDYLTHKQKREREREIVNRRGNWSPIASTVTVSCLSRADFLPSAPLVMHPLQFITMCLEPTFEIIATPDLRLLPRH from the coding sequence GTGTCTACGAGTATACGAATCCAAACCGACGGAGAATACGCCTATCGGGACAACGCAACAGACCGAGCAGTAGGCTTCTACGACTGTAACAAGACGAAAGTCATTGTTTCAGCGTGTGACGAGGTGCCGAAACTGGTTGCCGCCGTACACAAGGTCCTCGGGCGCGATTACCTCACTCACAAGCAAAAGAGAGAGAGAGAGAGAGAGATCGTCAACAGGCGTGGCAACTGGTCGCCGATTGCCTCGACGGTCACGGTATCGTGTCTATCCAGAGCTGATTTTCTACCCTCAGCGCCACTCGTGATGCACCCACTCCAGTTCATCACGATGTGCCTCGAGCCAACCTTCGAGATCATCGCCACGCCAGATCTCCGTCTCCTGCCGCGACACTGA
- a CDS encoding DUF6036 family nucleotidyltransferase — MRPTFGREYIENEFQRIGDGLSEPLTVYLIGGGAMSLRDLKGATKDIDLVVPDGDAYGQLWAILMDLGYAEIQSLDPDYRALGATSCVENDDGCRLDIFNQQVANKLVLTDGMQERSDLFLNTDRLTVRLVSNEDIFLFKLIAGRDDDIEDMNMLVQAGLDYDVVRDELEAQIERLGDDQFATFANEALVELEERYGVTTPIEARVQELTNRYYRGLEVLQALDEPMIVDELAAELELNTDEVHDRLAYLSTFDRVRRDGGTVRPVE, encoded by the coding sequence ATGAGACCAACTTTCGGACGTGAGTACATAGAGAACGAATTCCAACGAATCGGGGATGGGCTATCTGAACCGCTCACCGTCTACCTGATCGGTGGTGGCGCGATGTCGCTGCGCGACCTCAAGGGGGCGACGAAAGATATCGACCTAGTCGTCCCAGATGGCGACGCGTACGGCCAGCTGTGGGCTATCCTGATGGACCTCGGGTATGCGGAGATCCAGTCGCTGGATCCAGATTATCGGGCGCTGGGTGCGACGAGCTGCGTCGAGAACGACGATGGGTGTCGCCTCGACATCTTCAACCAGCAGGTCGCGAACAAGCTCGTGCTCACCGACGGCATGCAAGAGCGCAGCGATCTGTTCCTCAACACGGATCGACTGACGGTCCGGCTGGTCAGCAACGAGGATATCTTCCTGTTCAAACTGATCGCAGGCCGCGACGATGATATCGAGGACATGAATATGCTCGTGCAGGCCGGCCTCGATTACGACGTCGTCCGGGATGAACTCGAAGCCCAGATTGAACGCCTGGGTGACGATCAGTTCGCCACGTTCGCGAACGAAGCCCTAGTCGAACTCGAGGAGCGGTACGGGGTGACCACGCCGATCGAGGCCCGCGTTCAGGAGCTCACGAATAGGTACTACCGGGGGCTCGAAGTCCTCCAGGCACTCGATGAGCCGATGATCGTCGACGAACTGGCCGCGGAACTAGAACTGAATACCGATGAAGTTCACGACCGGCTCGCGTATCTCTCAACGTTCGACCGGGTCCGTCGGGATGGCGGCACAGTCCGTCCCGTGGAGTAG
- a CDS encoding ArsR family transcriptional regulator: MLRRIELEVLATVDRDDTISELATKLNHSESYLSRAVRDLVEKGLVYTERDGRRKRVVPSDARAVERYQDLVRQHSHIDFPELLTGKALEVLYYVDQPRTVSEIADRSDNYRNTVNRVLKRFRDRGLVGTDDGRYDFNADFDRLHEFACELAHHLHRQRLESVAPKGTILWEDYDEFLAQAETEIDAEGFHETGLVRFAAFDLQFLLTDHRYYFYSEGLDEVSPAELCCHTLLIDDGSRHRSYCLLLVSHVDVDEENLREQAVKYDLEDEIDALLRYLKTYGEVADDRLPEWDEFQELAADYEVDLSQ, translated from the coding sequence GTGCTCCGGCGCATCGAACTCGAGGTCCTCGCCACGGTCGACCGCGACGACACGATCTCCGAGCTGGCGACGAAGCTCAACCACAGCGAGAGCTACCTCTCCCGTGCCGTCAGGGACCTCGTCGAGAAGGGGCTCGTCTACACGGAACGCGACGGCCGCCGAAAACGAGTCGTCCCGTCGGATGCTCGCGCCGTCGAACGCTACCAGGATCTCGTCCGCCAGCACTCCCACATTGATTTCCCCGAGCTGCTGACCGGCAAGGCGCTCGAGGTGCTGTACTACGTCGACCAGCCGCGGACAGTTTCCGAAATTGCCGACCGGAGCGACAACTACCGCAACACGGTCAACCGCGTTCTCAAGCGGTTTCGCGACCGTGGTCTCGTCGGCACGGACGACGGCCGCTATGATTTCAACGCCGACTTCGATCGCCTCCACGAGTTCGCATGTGAACTCGCACACCATCTGCATCGCCAACGCCTCGAATCCGTCGCCCCGAAGGGCACGATTCTCTGGGAGGACTACGACGAATTCCTCGCCCAGGCCGAGACGGAGATCGACGCGGAGGGGTTCCACGAAACCGGCCTCGTTCGATTCGCAGCCTTCGACCTCCAGTTTCTGCTCACCGACCACCGCTACTACTTCTACTCCGAGGGACTCGACGAAGTCTCGCCGGCGGAGCTGTGTTGTCACACGCTGCTAATCGACGATGGCAGCCGTCACCGCTCGTATTGTCTCCTCCTGGTCAGCCACGTCGACGTCGACGAGGAGAACCTCCGAGAGCAGGCGGTGAAGTATGACCTCGAAGACGAAATCGACGCCTTGCTCCGTTACCTCAAGACGTACGGCGAGGTCGCCGACGACCGGCTCCCGGAGTGGGACGAGTTCCAGGAGCTGGCGGCTGACTACGAGGTAGACCTATCACAATGA
- the orc4 gene encoding orc1/cdc6 family replication initiation protein, whose translation MTPDSSPSSVDDPLFESGHRIFANKDLLKIGHVPEADRIVGRDEEISKLAKRLNGAVYGYSPENVMIYGKTGTGKSLVSKHVCQRAQNAAQDGVEIGTAYIDCAEDNTETQAISSLAAKLNDESSTGITVPHTGLSTSKYYKLLWKTLDAQFDSVIIILDEIDLMNDDSVLMKLSRAEEAGKIDCSVGVIAISNKIQYVDNVNERVKSSFQHKELFFKPYDADQLREIMFNREDAFQDGVLSGDVIPLSAAFAAQEHGDARKAIDILRHAGEVAYEAGAEQVTEEHVRQAQQHAEKDRFRELVNGAPTQAKAALLALTELSVNSTDDAFLTSQVYDQYERICNHLDMDILSVRRFRDILKEQAFLGVVEIEKINKGSAGGIHLQNRLIEDPQVVRETILEDSRMQDWIRE comes from the coding sequence ATGACGCCCGACTCTTCACCCAGTTCTGTCGACGATCCACTCTTTGAATCTGGGCATCGTATCTTCGCGAACAAGGATCTCCTGAAAATCGGCCACGTTCCGGAAGCTGACCGGATCGTCGGTCGCGACGAAGAAATCTCGAAACTCGCAAAACGACTCAATGGCGCTGTCTACGGATACTCCCCGGAGAACGTGATGATCTACGGAAAAACAGGGACGGGTAAATCTCTCGTTTCAAAACACGTCTGTCAACGAGCTCAAAATGCCGCTCAGGATGGCGTCGAGATTGGAACAGCGTATATTGACTGTGCAGAAGACAATACCGAGACCCAAGCAATCTCCTCACTTGCCGCGAAGTTGAACGATGAATCTTCTACTGGAATCACCGTCCCTCATACCGGCCTCAGTACGTCGAAATACTACAAACTCCTCTGGAAGACGCTCGACGCTCAATTCGATTCTGTGATCATCATCCTGGACGAGATCGACTTGATGAACGATGACAGCGTGCTGATGAAGCTATCGCGCGCTGAGGAGGCAGGGAAAATTGACTGTAGCGTCGGTGTCATCGCGATCAGCAACAAGATCCAGTACGTCGACAACGTGAACGAGCGCGTAAAAAGCAGCTTCCAACACAAGGAGCTGTTCTTCAAGCCATACGACGCCGACCAACTCCGGGAGATCATGTTCAATCGTGAGGACGCCTTCCAGGACGGCGTCCTTTCCGGGGACGTGATTCCGCTCTCAGCTGCCTTCGCCGCACAGGAGCACGGCGATGCTCGAAAGGCGATCGATATTCTTCGCCACGCTGGGGAGGTCGCCTATGAGGCCGGGGCAGAGCAAGTGACGGAGGAACACGTCCGCCAGGCGCAGCAACACGCCGAAAAGGACCGGTTCAGAGAACTCGTGAACGGCGCACCCACGCAGGCAAAGGCGGCGTTGCTGGCGCTAACGGAACTGAGCGTCAACAGCACCGATGATGCTTTCCTCACGAGCCAGGTGTACGACCAGTACGAACGGATCTGCAACCATCTCGATATGGATATCCTCTCTGTCCGTCGGTTCCGCGACATCCTGAAAGAGCAAGCCTTTCTCGGGGTTGTCGAAATCGAGAAGATTAACAAGGGGAGTGCGGGCGGCATCCATCTCCAGAACCGACTCATCGAAGATCCCCAGGTTGTCCGCGAAACAATCCTCGAGGACAGCCGGATGCAGGACTGGATCCGCGAGTAG
- a CDS encoding FAD synthase, whose protein sequence is MARIMAQGTFDILHPGHLHYLQESRKLGEELYVVISRDSRVSEKKNLFMDEEARRQIVDALKVVDEAVLGSEGSIFETVNQIDPDVITLGHDQTFDVDELETTLAEHGHPDIRVVRISAFEPEEDNQIVSSSEIKERLRRTQSG, encoded by the coding sequence ATGGCTCGAATAATGGCGCAGGGTACATTCGACATTCTTCATCCTGGTCATTTGCACTATCTACAAGAAAGCAGGAAACTAGGAGAGGAACTCTACGTCGTCATTAGTCGAGACTCTCGGGTGAGCGAAAAGAAAAATCTCTTTATGGACGAGGAAGCACGCCGGCAGATCGTGGACGCTCTCAAAGTCGTTGACGAGGCCGTTCTCGGTTCTGAAGGATCGATTTTCGAGACGGTAAACCAGATTGACCCAGATGTCATCACGCTTGGACACGACCAGACCTTCGACGTTGACGAACTCGAAACGACGCTCGCTGAACATGGCCACCCCGATATCCGTGTCGTTCGAATTAGTGCGTTCGAACCGGAGGAAGATAACCAGATAGTTTCGTCGAGCGAAATAAAGGAGAGACTCCGGCGGACTCAATCGGGATAA
- a CDS encoding NAD(P)-dependent oxidoreductase has product MNVLLLGASGRIGHRIANELLERDHDVTGISRSGEIDKIDDADFKAVAGDATNPDEIAELAAGHDAVASALGPSGDEGAEIIPKMAEALIEGLRQTDVDRFVWTGGAGGLNVGPDTQLVTTDEFPDELVPLAEAHIDAWEVIRDVDDLQWSYIAPPAQIEPGERTGEYRTAEGQLVANEDGESRISMEDFAVAFVDELENNDAIHTQLAVGY; this is encoded by the coding sequence ATGAACGTACTACTACTCGGTGCAAGCGGACGAATCGGCCACCGAATTGCAAACGAACTCCTCGAACGCGACCACGATGTGACTGGCATCTCCCGAAGCGGCGAAATCGACAAAATCGACGACGCGGACTTCAAGGCGGTCGCTGGAGATGCGACCAACCCCGATGAGATCGCGGAACTTGCTGCGGGACACGACGCCGTCGCATCGGCGCTTGGTCCATCTGGAGATGAAGGCGCCGAAATCATCCCCAAGATGGCGGAAGCACTTATCGAGGGACTCCGACAGACGGATGTTGATCGGTTCGTCTGGACGGGCGGTGCGGGCGGTTTGAACGTCGGGCCGGACACACAGCTCGTCACAACCGACGAGTTCCCGGACGAACTTGTGCCGCTCGCGGAGGCACACATCGACGCCTGGGAAGTCATCCGCGATGTTGATGACCTCCAGTGGTCGTATATCGCACCGCCAGCACAGATCGAACCGGGGGAGCGAACGGGCGAGTACCGAACGGCGGAAGGACAGCTCGTTGCCAATGAAGACGGCGAAAGCCGCATCTCGATGGAAGACTTCGCCGTCGCCTTCGTTGACGAACTCGAAAACAACGACGCGATTCACACCCAGCTCGCCGTCGGCTACTAA
- a CDS encoding winged helix-turn-helix transcriptional regulator translates to MSSDSSLEEKYGSCPVLRTLEEVGSRWRMSVIHVLREGDLRFNEIKRATDANSQTLSRVLDDLEEKEYVERRVEEESPVAVHYSLTPKGEDLLSAFDKIYEWGEKWLDSQND, encoded by the coding sequence ATGTCATCGGACTCATCCCTCGAAGAAAAATACGGTAGTTGCCCCGTGCTCAGGACCCTCGAAGAAGTCGGCTCTCGATGGCGAATGTCCGTAATTCACGTCCTCCGAGAGGGAGATCTCCGGTTTAACGAGATTAAGCGAGCGACGGATGCAAATTCACAAACGTTGTCTCGCGTGCTGGACGATCTCGAAGAGAAAGAATACGTCGAACGGCGGGTGGAAGAAGAAAGTCCAGTCGCGGTTCATTACTCGTTGACGCCAAAAGGTGAAGACCTGCTCTCCGCGTTCGACAAAATTTATGAGTGGGGCGAAAAATGGCTGGACAGCCAGAATGATTAA